GGCTGGTCGCGAATGATTGCCAGATATGCTTTGCTGACCCGGTTCTGCTGAAACTGAATCGAGAGACTGCGGTGTCCCAGATGCTCTTTGGCCACAATTAGAATCCCGCTGGTAAACTGGTCGAGCCGATGCACGATTCCTGGACGGAGCAGACTGCGGATTCCTGTCTGCTGATCGAGGTAATGCTGTAGCGCGTTAGCGACAGTACCCGAGTGGATATTCCCCGCGGGGTGGGCGATCATCGCCGGCGGTTTGTTGACAATGACCAGCCATGCATCCTCGTAGAGGATCTCCAGCGGCAATGCCTCAGGCTGATAGGTTTTGTCCGGCGGTTCAGGCAGGAGAATACTGATCTGCTGACCGCGGAAGACTCGTTGCAACGGTTCGGCAGGGATGCCATTGACCTTGGCAAACCCTGCCTGAACGATGCGTTGCAGACGGTGCGTCGAGTAATTTCTGAAATGACGGCTGAGAAACCGATCGATGCGGGAGCCATCAAGGTAATCCTCGACAATCAGATCGGTCTCGTAGGCCGGTTTCATCAATTCAGGGATCAGGCTTTCGCCAGATCGCGGAGAACTTTGTGCAGAATTCCGCCGTTGCGATAGTATTCGACTTCAACGGGGGTATCGACACGACACTGAACGGTAAACAGGACCTGTGTACCGTCTTCTTTGGTAGCGGTCACGCGGATCGCCTGACCTGGTTTCAGGTTGTCATCCAGTTCAATG
This is a stretch of genomic DNA from Gimesia sp.. It encodes these proteins:
- a CDS encoding RluA family pseudouridine synthase is translated as MKPAYETDLIVEDYLDGSRIDRFLSRHFRNYSTHRLQRIVQAGFAKVNGIPAEPLQRVFRGQQISILLPEPPDKTYQPEALPLEILYEDAWLVIVNKPPAMIAHPAGNIHSGTVANALQHYLDQQTGIRSLLRPGIVHRLDQFTSGILIVAKEHLGHRSLSIQFQQNRVSKAYLAIIRDQPPDDHFENDAAIGEHPTQAGVCMSTHPQAKKAKSAYTRFEVLERYTGYSLVRAFPQTGRLHQIRVHLADLGFPIIADDFYGNDERLETDRQLITRQALHAEQIEFAHPVTGLKMKLSAGAPDDFHQALERLRSA